The Pseudomonas saponiphila DNA window AAGTGGTCGTAGCGCAGGCTCAGGTAGCACAGGCGCTCTTGAGGGTCGTTGTTCATGCCCATGCCGCCGCTGAACACTTCGAAGTCGAAGCGCACCATCAATTCGTGGCTGCCGGGGCTGACCTGGAAGTAGCGACCATCTTTGAGGCGCTGGTTGTCCAGGCGCTCGGCCATGATCAGTTTGCCACCCGGGGTTGGCGTGGCCAGGTCGATCCAGGCCTGTTGCGGATCGACATTGGGCAAGGGGCTGGAACAGGCGCCGAGGGCGGCGAGACTGAGGATGAGTAGTAGCTGGCGCATGACAGTGGCCGATTGAGCGTGGGGAATCCGAGCATAACGCTGATCAACGACCTTGGCAGCCCGCTGGTCGTGTTGCCTGGCATGTTGCGCGACGTCACGGGTGCCTGGCGCAGTGTCGGGCTGGCGAGATAGTCTTGCCGACAGATTTTTTCGGATGACGCACATTGAACAGGCCGCCTTCTTGCCATCGGATACGTGCTGCCCTTTCGCGTGTCCTGCTGCCGATCCTGGTGCTTGGCCTGCTCAGTGGCTGCAGCAGCCTGGGGTACTACGGCCAGCTGGCCAGCGGACAGTTGCAGCTGTTGCGGGCGCGCACCCCGGTGGCCGAGGTGCTGGCAGATCCCACCCGTGACCCGACCCTGCGGGCCCATCTGGCGCAGTCGCAACAGGCCCGGGACTTTGCCAGCCGGCACCTGCACCTGCCGGACAATCGCAGCTACCGGCTGTACGTCGACATCGGCCGGCCCTATGTGGTGTGGAATGTGTTCGCCACGCCGGAGTTTTCCCTGAACCCGCAGACCCACTGCTTTCCCATTGCCGGTTGCGTGGCCTATCGCGGCTATTACAGCCAGGGTGCGGCTCGCGGCGAGGCGGCGCTGCAGCGGCAACAAGGCATGGACGTGGCGATTGGCGGGGTGGAGGCCTATTCGACCCTGGGCTGGTTCGATGACCCGATCATCAGTTCGATGATGCACTGGGGCGATGAACGCCTGGCGACCCTGATCTTCCATGAGCTGGCGCATCAGCGCTTCTATGTGAAGGACGACACCC harbors:
- a CDS encoding aminopeptidase yields the protein MNRPPSCHRIRAALSRVLLPILVLGLLSGCSSLGYYGQLASGQLQLLRARTPVAEVLADPTRDPTLRAHLAQSQQARDFASRHLHLPDNRSYRLYVDIGRPYVVWNVFATPEFSLNPQTHCFPIAGCVAYRGYYSQGAARGEAALQRQQGMDVAIGGVEAYSTLGWFDDPIISSMMHWGDERLATLIFHELAHQRFYVKDDTQFNESFATFVEQEGTRQWRAYRGLAPQDNADVRQRDQFIQLLLDTRQRLERLYALPLPAEQMRQRKAQAFDRLRRDYRQMRDSQWAGSKRYDAWIDQPLNNARLLPFGLYDQWVPAFAALFKQVDRDWPRFFLAVEKLGRLPAEQRKADLLKLQTAFAEQPAPAPDL